The following DNA comes from Triticum aestivum cultivar Chinese Spring chromosome 3D, IWGSC CS RefSeq v2.1, whole genome shotgun sequence.
CTAATATAAGCAAGTACTCACTCCTACCATTTGAACTGCCAGCATCGAGATGGAAGGAAACATCATCTGGACAACATGTTGACTACGATCAGAGGCCTGATATTTTTAGGTTTGTTTTTATCTAAGGATCAATCATTTTTTATTTCCAATCAGTTTTGTGATTGACCAGTTGTTACCTTCTTTTGGACAGGGGCACAATAAGATATGCTAGTGTGCATGCTCATTTGGGCCGTACTGGTAGCAGAAGGGATGATCTGGAATCACTAGCATATACATTGATATTTCTACTCAGAGGAAGATTACCTTGGCAAGGCTATcaggtttttttctttttctttggatagATTGGTTTGGATCATACCTCCTGGACTATGTATTCTGCCCACTTACATGCATGTTGGGTGAAGTGAAATTAATTTGTtattacctactccctccgttctgaaataATTGAAGTTCTAGGATTGTCCAAAGTCAAACAtttttaactttgaccaagtctGAAAAAAATGTGCTAAgatctacaatatcaaatatatataCATATTATAAAATAATTTTTATAATGAATCTAATGACGTAAATTTGAtgttgtagatgttgatatatttttctataaacttggtcaaacttaacgAAGTTTGACTCAGGACAAACCCAAAACTTCAATTATTTGAAACGGAGGGACTAATTGAGATTGTGGATGGCATACACACCCATTCAttatgactctctctctctctctctctctctgtgtgtgtgtgtgtgtgtgtgtgtgtgtgtgtgtaatgtgAACATATGTATTTGACCTCTGCTAAATGATGTGCAGGGGGAGAACAAGAGCTTTCTTGTTTGCAAGAAGAAAATGTCTATCTCTCCAGATCTGATGTGCTGTTACTGCGCACCTCCTTTTAAACTTTTTCTGGAAACCGTGACAAACATGAAATTTGATGAAGAACCAAACTACCCAAAGCTGATTTCCCTCTTTGATGAATTGATTGAGCCCCAGCATTTGAGGCCTATTAGAATCGATGGTGCTCTAAAGGTTTGTTTTTTATAGATCTGATTTCATACTCGTCCTACAATCTTAGTTGATGCATTACTCATTGAAGGAGCTTGTTTAGTTTGACCTTTGGTTATTTTTCATATGTAGGCTGGACAAAAACGAGGAAGAGGAAGTCATGATGAAGATGAACAACCGAGGAAGAAAGTTCGACTGGGAAGCCCAGCAAATCAGTGGATTTCAGTATATAATGCTAAGAGGCCCATGAAACAGAGGTAACACAGTATATCATGGCTTTATAGGTTGCACATGTTATGAGTCTTCACTCGCCAGTTGCCACAATCTGTTCTACTTTTTAGCATTTTGTGTGTGATGGATAACCTAAAATTTGTTTGTAAATAATTCCAACTTCAGAGTAGGCACGTGCTGCACATGATTATACTCAACTTGGCAAGCTTGTACTTATTTCAGACAAGATTTTTGCGAGTTTTTTATGTTCTTCATGTCAAGGTTTGGTGGATAATAAATTTGCACAATTGCGCTACTAAGAAATAGCAGTCAAGCACATTATATTGTTTCCAGCTACTTATCTAGTCATAAGCCATGGTTTTCAAAGTGCCCCCTTCCAGTAACGTCCTTGTTATTCTCCCTCTCAGATACCATTACAATGTAGCAGAAGCCCGACTTCATCAACACATAGAGAAAGGGAATGAAGATGGATTGTTTATTAGTTCGGTAGCATCTTCAGCAAACCTTTGGGCCCTTATTATGGACGCTGGAACTGGGTTCACATCCCAAGTTTACGAACTTTCGCAAATATTCCTTCATAAGGTATATTAATGACTCTTGAGCATTCTGCTTTCTTATTTCGGGTTCCTAAGTTGCCAATTTTTTATGTACTCCAGGACTGGATTATGGAGCAGTGGGAAAATAACTACTACATCAGTGCCATAGCAGGAGCAACAAATGGAAGTTCCTTGGTGGTCATGTCAAAAGGTTTGTTGAATTTATTGTTTTGCCGAATGGTTATCATTTATTATATTTATTTGGAAAGGTCAATCCATATTCAACTATTTGTCCTGCTTCTGCTTCCTAAAATTTTGCTGGCGTTTCCATTCAATGGTAGAGAGCTGACTGTTTTGTCGATATATTGAATGCCCTGTTTTCCAGTTCAAGTGTTCCTTCTTGTTGATATTAGCTATTAGTGGGGTTAATCGAGACTGGTCATTTACTCTTTCTAGGAACCCCTTACACTCAACAGTCTTACAAAGTCAGTGAATCATTCCCCTTCAAGTGGATCAACAAGAAATGGAAAGAAGGATTTCATGTTACATCAATGACTACAGCAGGGACCCGCTGGGGTGTAGTTATGTCAAGGAACTCTGGATATTCTGAACAGGTAATTGGCAATTGATTAAAAATTGTCCATTAGTTAAATATGAATTATACAATCCCATTGTTCAAAATAATATTATTGCCACTTCATTCCTCTGATATGTAATGCAGGTGGTAGAATTGGATTTTCTTTATCCTAGTGAAGGTATTCACCGGCGATGGGAGAATGGATATAGAATAACTTCTACAGCAGCCACTGGTGATCAAGCTGCTTTTATATTGAGCATTCCCAAAAGAAAATTGACGGACGAGACACAAGAAACTCTTAGAACATCCACTTTCCCAAGCAACCATGTGAAGGTAGGACCATATCATTTGTTCTTTAGTGCATTTTCACAAGTAATATGATAAGTTCTTAACTAAGAAGTTAATAGCTGTCATCAGGTTCTGTTTTGATCTGCATTTCCATGTGAAGGTAGGACCATATCATTTGTTCTTTAGTGCATTTTCATAAGTAATATGATAACTTCTTAACTAAGAAGTTAATAGCTGTCATCTGGTTCTGTTTTGATCTGCATTTGCAATTGCATGTTTGAGGACAGGGTAGTATTTTCAGCCAGGATTTATTATTCCGTACTGTTGTTGCTACAGAGCTATTTTTCTCGCTCAAACACCAACTCAGTCACCGGTCTAATATAGTCATATGGTTGTCCTTTTGTAGGAGAAATGGGCCAAGAATCTTTACATTGCctctatatgctatggacggacAGTGTCGTGAGACTTGCAGTCACACCAACTCAGTCAGGGCTGAGCATATTAAAATGAGTTGACGTCGAAAACCCCAGCAAATTTAGTTGCTGCTGTGTTACTCTGTATGTGTAGGTAAATTGCGTAGATGAACCTTACATCATGGCCAGAGCAGGGATGCTCCAGAAAGAACTGGGATGAAGGTGGACCACAGCTAGCCAATAAGAAGATGGAAGAGGATGCGTGATCCGGTTGGTGGTGGTGCAGTATGCTTTTGCCTCGGTCCGGTTGCTGCTTTACAGAGTATGAATGACGGCCTCCTCCTCTTTGGAGGCCTATAACCTGTGAGAGCCCGTTGTGTATATAGCTCTATCATGTCCTTCATTTTGTAAGTGGAAACAAGTTCCATATTCTCAGATAGACTGGAAG
Coding sequences within:
- the LOC123079325 gene encoding casein kinase 1-like protein HD16 isoform X2, which translates into the protein MPELRSGVRQSRLKSRKVEDLDVQDPAENLPVAAPTVAGRRGRGRGGRGGGRGRGRAGGRGRGVPVIDLDPDQPFEVLPGAAVGGGPQRIEEFAGKAVKMDGVSPDKIGGGEDDASPVPEKVQVGHSPQYKVERKLGKGGFGQVYVGRRVSGGTERTGPDAYEVALKFEHRNSKGCNYGPPYEWQVYSSLNGCYGVPWVHYKGRQGDYYVLVMDILGPSLWDVWNSLGQTMTPSMVACIAVEAISILEKLHAKGFVHGDVKPENFLLGQPGSPDEKKLFLIDLGLASRWKETSSGQHVDYDQRPDIFRGTIRYASVHAHLGRTGSRRDDLESLAYTLIFLLRGRLPWQGYQGENKSFLVCKKKMSISPDLMCCYCAPPFKLFLETVTNMKFDEEPNYPKLISLFDELIEPQHLRPIRIDGALKAGQKRGRGSHDEDEQPRKKVRLGSPANQWISVYNAKRPMKQRYHYNVAEARLHQHIEKGNEDGLFISSVASSANLWALIMDAGTGFTSQVYELSQIFLHKDWIMEQWENNYYISAIAGATNGSSLVVMSKGTPYTQQSYKVSESFPFKWINKKWKEGFHVTSMTTAGTRWGVVMSRNSGYSEQVVELDFLYPSEGIHRRWENGYRITSTAATGDQAAFILSIPKRKLTDETQETLRTSTFPSNHVKVLF
- the LOC123079325 gene encoding casein kinase 1-like protein HD16 isoform X1; the protein is MPELRSGVRQSRLKSRKVEDLDVQDPAENLPVAAPTVAGRRGRGRGGRGGGRGRGRAGGRGRGVPVIDLDPDQPFEVLPGAAVGGGPQRIEEFAGKAVKMDGVSPDKIGGGEDDASPVPEKVQVGHSPQYKVERKLGKGGFGQVYVGRRVSGGTERTGPDAYEVALKFEHRNSKGCNYGPPYEWQVYSSLNGCYGVPWVHYKGRQGDYYVLVMDILGPSLWDVWNSLGQTMTPSMVACIAVEAISILEKLHAKGFVHGDVKPENFLLGQPGSPDEKKLFLIDLGLASRWKETSSGQHVDYDQRPDIFRGTIRYASVHAHLGRTGSRRDDLESLAYTLIFLLRGRLPWQGYQGENKSFLVCKKKMSISPDLMCCYCAPPFKLFLETVTNMKFDEEPNYPKLISLFDELIEPQHLRPIRIDGALKAGQKRGRGSHDEDEQPRKKVRLGSPANQWISVYNAKRPMKQRYHYNVAEARLHQHIEKGNEDGLFISSVASSANLWALIMDAGTGFTSQVYELSQIFLHKDWIMEQWENNYYISAIAGATNGSSLVVMSKGTPYTQQSYKVSESFPFKWINKKWKEGFHVTSMTTAGTRWGVVMSRNSGYSEQVVELDFLYPSEGIHRRWENGYRITSTAATGDQAAFILSIPKRKLTDETQETLRTSTFPSNHVKEKWAKNLYIASICYGRTVS